The following proteins are co-located in the Pseudarthrobacter siccitolerans genome:
- a CDS encoding type I restriction endonuclease subunit R, producing the protein MTAPAVAFSEADWEGAAKERLGELDWKPLEGEAIAPGTGEREFWAELVIRPRLLAALQRLNPAVPAQYLQQALAEIASPMSNDAMAENHRIHNCLVDGYRLTYIDSDGNEANPTIRLLSQAPDQNDWLAVNQVTLVQGDYRRRFDVVLYCNGMPVSIIELKKAGSAHADLPGAHAQLRTYLREFPMAFRFCVFTLATDGIQAKYGTPFTPFNHFSPWNVDDDGVPVPQGYMVDGDAVTALDTALDGLYNQERFLQLTRNFTAFDQGSGGLAKRIAKPHQYYAVTKAVASTIQAVESNGKAGVVWHTQGSGKSMEMELYANMVARAPKLKNPTVVVITDRNELDGQLFEGFDRSLLLAESPKQIRKRSELRDELSNRTTGGIYFTTLQKFGRSKSEKDAGADHPLLSDRRNIIVVVDEAHRSHYDDLDGYARHLRDALPHATLIAFTGTPISFDDRNTQDVFGDYIDIYDLSRAVEDGATVPVYFEPRLIKVGLSEGVTEEDLDKSADELTLGLDDTERARIEASVAVVNAVYGAPQRIAALAEDLVGHWENRRGRMGKFIEAPGKAMIVGGTREICAKLYSAIVELRPDWHSDDLSKGRIKVVYSGDATDVRPVSDHVRRDSLNAQVKERLKNVDDELELVIVKDMMLTGYDSPPLHTLYLDRPLKGALLMQTLARVNRTFRGKEDGLLVAYAPLAENLAKALGEYTQSDRANKPVGKNIDEAVGLTVSLVETLRSLLAGYDWKAVWMKAGPKSFLNAVTGAVSYLRNPATPGNQPGDGEDSLASRYRKFSSQLSRAWALCSGSETLAELRPEIQVYEEIRVWMAKYDAADRQASGEPVPEEIQRLLGNLIANATSSGEVLDIYDAAGMPKPSLDDLTPEFIAKTQKARNPQLAIEALRKLIADESAASTRNNVIRQRAFSERITELMKKYTNQQLTSAEVIAELVELAREVAAEGNRGAHFTPPLNSDELAFYDAVAQNESAVEVQGEGKLAEIARQLVGVMQRDVRTDWTVRDDVRAKLRSSIKRLLVINGYPPDKQPEAIKLVMEQMESMAPRFAEARL; encoded by the coding sequence GTGACAGCACCAGCAGTAGCCTTTTCCGAAGCCGACTGGGAGGGCGCCGCGAAGGAGCGGCTTGGCGAGCTGGACTGGAAGCCGCTGGAGGGTGAGGCCATCGCGCCCGGCACCGGCGAACGCGAATTCTGGGCCGAGCTTGTCATTCGGCCGCGTCTGCTTGCCGCCCTCCAGCGCCTCAACCCGGCAGTCCCCGCCCAGTACCTCCAACAGGCACTGGCGGAAATAGCCTCACCCATGTCGAACGATGCCATGGCCGAGAACCACCGCATCCACAACTGCCTGGTCGACGGCTACCGGCTGACCTACATCGACTCCGACGGCAACGAAGCCAACCCGACCATCCGGCTGCTCAGCCAGGCACCGGACCAGAACGACTGGCTCGCCGTCAACCAGGTCACCCTGGTGCAGGGCGACTACAGGCGGCGCTTCGACGTCGTGCTCTACTGCAACGGCATGCCTGTCAGCATCATCGAACTCAAGAAGGCCGGCAGCGCCCACGCCGACCTCCCCGGCGCCCATGCCCAGCTCCGGACGTACCTCCGCGAATTCCCCATGGCGTTCCGCTTCTGCGTCTTCACGCTCGCCACCGACGGAATCCAGGCCAAGTACGGAACGCCGTTCACCCCCTTTAACCACTTCTCACCGTGGAATGTAGACGACGACGGCGTCCCCGTTCCTCAGGGCTACATGGTCGACGGCGATGCCGTCACTGCCCTCGACACCGCGCTGGACGGCCTTTACAACCAGGAACGTTTCCTGCAGCTGACCCGCAACTTCACCGCGTTCGACCAGGGCTCCGGCGGGCTGGCAAAACGGATTGCCAAGCCGCACCAGTACTACGCCGTCACCAAGGCCGTGGCCAGCACCATCCAGGCGGTGGAAAGCAACGGAAAAGCCGGCGTCGTCTGGCATACCCAGGGTTCCGGCAAGTCCATGGAAATGGAACTGTACGCGAACATGGTGGCGCGTGCGCCCAAGTTGAAGAACCCCACCGTCGTGGTCATCACCGACCGGAACGAACTCGACGGCCAGCTCTTCGAGGGCTTCGACCGCAGCCTCCTCCTCGCCGAATCGCCCAAGCAAATCAGGAAACGCTCGGAGCTGCGGGACGAGCTCAGCAACCGGACCACGGGCGGCATCTACTTCACCACTCTGCAAAAGTTCGGGCGCAGCAAGTCGGAGAAGGACGCCGGCGCAGACCACCCACTGCTGTCCGACCGGCGCAACATCATCGTGGTGGTGGACGAGGCACACCGCTCGCACTACGACGACCTGGACGGCTACGCCCGGCACCTGAGAGACGCACTCCCCCACGCCACACTTATCGCCTTTACCGGAACGCCGATTTCGTTTGACGACCGGAATACGCAAGACGTCTTCGGCGACTACATCGACATTTACGATCTGTCGCGGGCGGTGGAGGACGGCGCCACCGTGCCCGTGTACTTCGAACCGCGGCTGATCAAGGTGGGACTCTCCGAAGGTGTCACGGAAGAGGACCTGGACAAGTCCGCCGATGAACTGACCCTCGGCCTGGACGATACGGAACGTGCCCGCATCGAGGCGAGCGTCGCCGTCGTCAACGCTGTCTACGGTGCGCCGCAGCGCATTGCCGCGCTGGCCGAGGACCTGGTGGGGCACTGGGAGAACCGGCGCGGGCGGATGGGCAAGTTCATTGAAGCTCCGGGCAAGGCGATGATCGTGGGCGGGACGCGGGAGATTTGCGCAAAGCTGTACTCCGCGATTGTGGAGCTGCGCCCGGACTGGCATTCGGACGACCTGTCGAAAGGCAGGATCAAGGTGGTGTACTCGGGCGACGCGACTGATGTGCGGCCGGTGTCCGACCATGTGCGCCGAGATTCGCTGAATGCCCAAGTCAAGGAGCGGCTCAAGAACGTCGACGACGAGCTGGAGCTTGTGATCGTCAAGGACATGATGCTCACGGGCTACGACTCTCCACCGCTGCACACCCTGTACCTTGACCGGCCCCTCAAGGGCGCGCTGTTGATGCAGACTCTCGCGCGGGTGAACCGCACGTTCCGCGGCAAGGAGGACGGGCTGCTGGTGGCGTACGCGCCGCTGGCGGAGAATCTTGCGAAGGCGCTGGGCGAGTACACGCAGTCGGACCGGGCGAACAAGCCGGTGGGCAAGAACATCGACGAGGCTGTAGGTCTGACGGTTTCCCTGGTGGAGACGCTCCGCTCGTTGCTGGCGGGCTACGACTGGAAAGCCGTGTGGATGAAGGCTGGGCCAAAGTCGTTCCTGAATGCCGTGACCGGCGCGGTCAGTTACCTGCGGAATCCTGCAACGCCTGGCAACCAGCCGGGGGACGGAGAAGACTCGCTTGCTTCTCGGTATCGGAAGTTCTCGAGCCAGTTGTCCCGTGCGTGGGCGCTGTGCTCTGGATCCGAGACGCTGGCTGAGCTGCGTCCCGAGATCCAGGTGTACGAGGAGATCCGCGTCTGGATGGCGAAGTACGACGCAGCGGACCGGCAGGCGAGCGGTGAGCCGGTGCCGGAGGAGATCCAACGGCTGTTGGGGAACCTGATCGCCAACGCCACCTCGTCGGGCGAAGTACTGGACATCTATGACGCAGCGGGTATGCCGAAGCCGTCTCTTGATGATCTGACGCCTGAGTTCATCGCAAAGACGCAGAAGGCACGGAATCCGCAACTGGCTATTGAGGCGTTGCGGAAGCTCATCGCCGACGAATCTGCCGCGTCGACCCGGAACAACGTCATCCGGCAGCGCGCGTTCTCGGAACGCATTACCGAGCTCATGAAGAAGTACACCAACCAGCAGCTGACATCTGCCGAAGTGATTGCCGAGCTTGTGGAGCTGGCACGAGAGGTTGCCGCCGAGGGCAACCGTGGTGCGCACTTCACTCCCCCGCTGAACTCCGATGAGTTGGCGTTCTATGACGCCGTGGCGCAGAACGAGTCGGCTGTGGAGGTCCAAGGCGAGGGGAAGCTGGCCGAGATAGCGCGGCAGCTCGTTGGCGTCATGCAGCGCGATGTGCGTACTGATTGGACGGTTCGGGACGACGTCCGGGCAAAACTTCGCTCATCCATCAAACGGCTTCTGGTGATCAACGGGTATCCGCCGGACAAGCAGCCCGAGGCCATCAAGCTAGTCATGGAACAAATGGAATCCATGGCGCCGCGGTTTGCGGAGGCGCGGCTTTAA
- a CDS encoding tetratricopeptide repeat-containing protein has translation MIIVYAGSQVDEPDREVPRLPASAEAELMVRLRGLIQSLKPSLVVGALAAGADILFARAALAEDTPVRAVLPFGCDDFRRTSVESRGEPWTGHYDRILGNSKVQVVEGNQIVEDSAEAFIAHNLTILDNASITAEATGERVWVITVRPTPTSDSPSVTDDLVNRAEDRGYLTIDLSPARQQISAFVVMPYGRKRDAGTGRITDCDPPFHKVYRPLLEDVDVEWTRADLETDSGIIHSGMLASLANSDLALVDLATTNFNVGYELGVRHVFAAHSTILLNPYVQGRPRKAPPFDINLIRVHSFARDEDLSDQQAEDAIRKLKPVIAQAITHRTIDSPAHDWFEIDHIDRPFAQRSAIPEAVVLAGEARRRTSDVIRSSDAASMRAEATWLETAPGISEAVRRALRVELAIALLDEASYPEARTLLDLARPTMDDPLHRLWLQKTVMAYRRLGERETDPHVRRTLWRTAQNLLVEAEQAGYADSETYGIWGGLIKRQLQDEEISDDPAVANSLFQEMAEKYRAGFELDPQFYTGVNLVMALRLGNRDRDDSFREELNEAITVTRFLTRLALVNDRTNYWTLVTQAELSLHEALENLGEIDTAAQQFAESARYGRPDQISSTRFQLQFLASHGAPADAINRLTRILDQAG, from the coding sequence GTGATCATTGTCTATGCCGGATCACAGGTCGACGAACCTGACCGTGAAGTTCCTCGGCTGCCAGCCAGTGCTGAGGCTGAACTGATGGTCCGGCTCCGGGGGCTAATCCAATCGCTGAAGCCTAGCTTGGTCGTTGGAGCTCTCGCCGCCGGCGCAGACATATTGTTCGCTCGCGCCGCGTTAGCCGAGGATACGCCAGTCCGGGCAGTATTGCCTTTCGGCTGCGATGACTTTCGGCGAACGAGTGTCGAGTCGCGAGGCGAGCCGTGGACTGGTCACTATGACAGAATCTTGGGCAATTCGAAGGTCCAGGTTGTTGAGGGTAACCAAATAGTGGAGGATTCCGCAGAGGCGTTCATTGCTCACAATCTGACAATTCTGGATAACGCGAGTATCACCGCGGAGGCGACGGGCGAGCGTGTATGGGTCATCACGGTCCGACCTACGCCCACTTCCGACTCACCATCAGTCACGGATGACCTCGTTAACAGGGCCGAAGACCGCGGTTATCTGACCATAGACTTGAGTCCGGCCCGCCAACAGATCAGCGCATTCGTTGTCATGCCTTACGGTCGCAAGCGAGACGCCGGAACGGGTCGAATCACCGACTGCGACCCGCCCTTCCACAAAGTGTATAGACCTCTGCTTGAGGACGTCGACGTCGAATGGACCAGAGCCGATCTGGAAACTGACAGCGGGATCATCCATTCGGGCATGCTTGCCTCGCTCGCGAACTCCGACCTCGCCTTGGTGGATCTCGCCACAACTAACTTCAACGTCGGCTACGAACTCGGAGTGCGGCACGTGTTCGCCGCACATTCGACCATCCTTTTAAACCCTTACGTCCAAGGGCGGCCCCGGAAAGCGCCTCCGTTCGATATCAACTTGATTCGAGTTCATTCCTTTGCACGAGACGAAGACCTCTCGGATCAGCAAGCCGAAGACGCCATAAGGAAGCTGAAACCTGTCATTGCACAGGCCATCACTCACCGTACGATCGACAGCCCGGCTCACGACTGGTTCGAAATCGACCACATCGACCGGCCGTTCGCTCAGAGATCGGCCATCCCAGAAGCTGTCGTTCTGGCTGGCGAAGCACGGCGCCGAACCAGCGACGTTATAAGGAGTTCAGACGCTGCCTCTATGCGCGCGGAGGCAACCTGGCTCGAAACTGCGCCTGGAATATCTGAAGCAGTTCGACGCGCCCTGCGAGTGGAGCTGGCAATCGCGCTGCTCGACGAAGCTTCGTACCCAGAAGCGCGCACACTGCTAGACCTCGCACGGCCCACGATGGACGATCCGCTACACCGTCTCTGGCTTCAGAAAACTGTCATGGCGTATAGACGGCTTGGAGAGCGGGAAACCGACCCGCACGTACGTCGGACCCTGTGGCGCACTGCCCAAAACTTGCTGGTTGAAGCTGAACAAGCAGGATACGCAGATTCGGAAACCTATGGAATCTGGGGCGGTCTCATAAAGCGCCAACTTCAGGACGAGGAAATTTCTGACGATCCGGCCGTTGCAAACAGCCTCTTCCAGGAAATGGCCGAAAAATACAGGGCGGGATTCGAACTCGATCCGCAGTTTTACACTGGAGTCAATCTAGTGATGGCGCTCCGCCTAGGTAATCGGGACCGCGATGACTCCTTCCGAGAAGAACTAAATGAGGCGATAACGGTCACCCGATTTCTTACTCGCCTCGCGCTAGTAAACGACCGCACAAACTACTGGACCTTGGTAACCCAAGCAGAATTGTCTCTCCACGAGGCCCTTGAAAACCTGGGGGAGATTGACACCGCCGCGCAGCAGTTCGCCGAATCGGCGCGGTATGGACGTCCAGATCAGATTTCTAGTACGAGGTTTCAGTTACAGTTTCTCGCGTCGCACGGAGCTCCGGCCGACGCCATCAACCGCCTTACGAGAATTCTCGATCAGGCAGGATAG
- the nrdF gene encoding class 1b ribonucleoside-diphosphate reductase subunit beta, translating into MTEKVKLLSHVEAINWNRIQDDKDVEVWNRLVNNFWLPEKVPLSNDVQSWNTLTHDEQQLTMRVFTGLTLLDTIQGTVGAVSLIPDALTPHEEAVYTNIAFMESVHAKSYSSIFSTLASTKEIDEAFRWSTENANLQKKAQIVMDYYQGDDPLKRKVASTLLESFLFYSGFYLPMYWSSRAKLTNTADLIRLIIRDEAVHGYYIGYKFQKGLEGLSEERKQEIKDYTFELLFELYENEVQYTHDLYDSVGLAEDVKKFLHYNANKALMNLGYEAMFPSSVTDVNPAILSALSPNADENHDFFSGSGSSYVIGKAVNTEDEDWDF; encoded by the coding sequence ATGACCGAGAAGGTCAAGCTGCTGAGCCACGTCGAGGCCATTAACTGGAACCGCATCCAGGACGACAAGGACGTAGAGGTCTGGAACCGACTCGTCAACAACTTCTGGCTGCCGGAGAAGGTGCCACTGTCCAACGACGTCCAGTCCTGGAATACGCTGACCCATGACGAGCAGCAGCTCACGATGCGCGTGTTCACTGGCCTGACACTGCTGGACACCATTCAGGGCACGGTCGGCGCTGTCTCCCTGATTCCTGATGCGCTCACCCCGCACGAGGAAGCCGTCTACACGAACATCGCGTTCATGGAGTCGGTGCATGCCAAAAGCTACTCCTCGATCTTCTCCACGCTGGCTTCCACCAAGGAGATCGACGAGGCATTCCGCTGGTCCACCGAGAACGCGAACCTTCAGAAGAAGGCGCAGATCGTTATGGACTACTACCAGGGCGACGACCCGCTGAAGCGCAAGGTGGCTTCCACGCTGCTGGAAAGCTTCCTGTTCTACTCGGGCTTCTACCTGCCGATGTACTGGTCCTCCCGGGCCAAGCTCACGAACACCGCAGACCTGATCCGCCTGATCATCCGTGATGAGGCAGTGCACGGCTACTACATCGGCTACAAGTTCCAGAAGGGCCTCGAAGGTCTTTCCGAGGAGCGCAAGCAGGAGATCAAGGACTACACGTTCGAGCTGCTCTTCGAGCTGTACGAAAACGAAGTCCAGTACACGCATGATCTCTACGACTCCGTTGGCCTGGCCGAGGACGTCAAGAAGTTCCTGCACTACAACGCCAACAAGGCCCTCATGAACTTGGGCTACGAGGCAATGTTCCCGTCTTCGGTCACGGATGTGAACCCGGCGATCCTCTCGGCACTGTCCCCGAACGCGGACGAGAACCACGACTTCTTTAGTGGGTCCGGTTCGTCCTACGTGATTGGCAAGGCCGTCAATACTGAGGATGAGGACTGGGACTTCTAG
- a CDS encoding TIR domain-containing protein has translation MSYHAVDAVEVLEFISANTEVFIPRAIGMEEDGSDIINSTNVAYIRQTIRAKFLKDSTVTLVAIGECTWARKFVDWEIYTSLRSDPNPNGLLAVQLPSVAGTKPDIPSRLSLNINKNDNSAYASYYVPAPSQSILRTWIQEAFDGRTSRRSFIKMGGDLRERNSSC, from the coding sequence GTGAGCTACCATGCAGTCGACGCTGTAGAGGTACTTGAATTCATCTCTGCCAACACGGAGGTGTTCATCCCTCGCGCGATTGGAATGGAAGAAGACGGATCGGACATCATCAACTCAACCAACGTCGCCTACATACGGCAGACCATCCGGGCAAAGTTCTTGAAGGATTCGACCGTGACCCTGGTTGCCATTGGAGAGTGCACGTGGGCACGAAAATTCGTCGACTGGGAAATCTATACCAGCCTACGATCAGACCCGAACCCCAATGGACTACTTGCCGTTCAGCTGCCCTCCGTTGCCGGAACGAAGCCGGACATACCCTCACGTCTCTCACTCAACATAAATAAAAACGACAATTCTGCCTACGCCAGCTACTATGTACCGGCCCCATCGCAATCCATCCTCCGCACGTGGATTCAAGAAGCCTTCGACGGCCGAACCAGCCGTCGGAGCTTCATTAAAATGGGCGGTGATTTGCGAGAACGAAACTCCTCCTGCTAG